From the Clavibacter phaseoli genome, one window contains:
- the acnA gene encoding aconitate hydratase AcnA, whose protein sequence is MSAINSFGAKDTLRVGDTDYEIYRIDTVAGHERLPFSLKVLLENLLRTEDGKNVTGSQISALGDWAPESEPDTEIQFTPARVVMQDFTGVPCIVDLATMREAVGELGGDPTKINPLAPAELVIDHSVIADLFGSEDALERNVDIEYERNGERYQFLRWGQTAFEDFKVVPPGTGIVHQVNIEHLARVTMTREVGGALQAYPDTCVGTDSHTTMVNGLGVLGWGVGGIEAEAAMLGQPVSMLIPKVVGFKLAGEIPTGVTATDVVLTITQMLRKHGVVGKFVEFYGTGVGAVPLANRATIGNMSPEFGSTAAVFPIDDVTLEYLRLTGRSEEQVALVEAYAKEQKLWHDADVEPSFSEYLELDLSTVVPSIAGPKRPQDRIELTDAKSQFERDLNDYAQVDHDIVDLTTAMSFPASDPGELQPEDEHSSHEHHHASQSPSSVSKPTHVTLEDGSDFTLDHGAVAIAAITSCTNTSNPSVMLAAGLLARNASKKGLKAKPWVKTTLAPGSKVVTDYYEKSGLTTYLEDLGFYTVGYGCTTCIGNSGPLIDEISTAVQDNDLAVTAVLSGNRNFEGRINPDVKMNYLASPPLVIAYALAGSMNFDFDADALGTDADGNDVFLKDIWPDAAEVQSTIDSSIDTGMFTHQYAGVFDGDERWRSLPTPIGATFEWDAESTYVRKPPYFEGLTMEITPVSDIQGARVLAKLGDSVTTDHISPAGSIKADSPAGRYLDEHGVGRKDYNSYGSRRGNHEVMIRGTFANIRLRNQLLDGVEGGYTRDFTQEGGPQSFIYDASENYQAAGTPLVILGGKEYGSGSSRDWAAKGTSLLGVKAVITESFERIHRSNLIGMGVVPLQFPAGETWASLGLDGTEEISITGLEELNSGTTPRTVHVVAAPTADSAAGKETVEFDAVVRIDTPGEADYYRNGGILQYVLRSLVA, encoded by the coding sequence GTGTCTGCAATCAACAGCTTCGGCGCGAAGGACACACTCCGCGTCGGGGACACCGACTACGAGATCTACCGCATCGACACCGTGGCGGGCCACGAGCGTCTCCCGTTCAGCCTCAAGGTGCTGCTCGAGAACCTCCTCCGCACCGAGGACGGCAAGAACGTCACCGGCAGCCAGATCAGCGCCCTCGGCGACTGGGCCCCGGAGTCCGAGCCCGACACCGAGATCCAGTTCACGCCCGCGCGCGTCGTGATGCAGGACTTCACCGGCGTCCCCTGCATCGTCGACCTCGCCACCATGCGCGAGGCCGTCGGCGAGCTGGGCGGCGACCCCACCAAGATCAACCCGCTGGCGCCCGCCGAGCTCGTGATCGACCACTCGGTCATCGCCGACCTCTTCGGCTCCGAGGACGCGCTCGAGCGCAACGTCGACATCGAGTACGAGCGCAACGGCGAGCGGTACCAGTTCCTCCGCTGGGGCCAGACGGCGTTCGAGGACTTCAAGGTCGTCCCGCCCGGCACGGGCATCGTCCACCAGGTCAACATCGAGCACCTCGCCCGCGTCACGATGACGCGCGAGGTGGGCGGCGCGCTCCAGGCGTACCCCGACACCTGCGTCGGCACCGACTCGCACACCACCATGGTCAACGGCCTGGGCGTGCTGGGCTGGGGCGTCGGCGGGATCGAGGCGGAGGCGGCCATGCTCGGCCAGCCCGTCTCGATGCTCATCCCCAAGGTCGTCGGCTTCAAGCTCGCGGGCGAGATCCCCACGGGCGTCACCGCGACGGACGTGGTGCTCACGATCACGCAGATGCTGCGCAAGCACGGCGTCGTCGGCAAGTTCGTGGAGTTCTACGGCACGGGCGTCGGCGCCGTCCCGCTCGCCAACCGCGCCACCATCGGCAACATGAGCCCCGAGTTCGGCTCGACCGCGGCCGTCTTCCCCATCGACGACGTCACCCTCGAGTACCTGCGCCTCACCGGCCGCAGCGAGGAGCAGGTCGCGCTCGTCGAGGCGTACGCCAAGGAGCAGAAGCTGTGGCACGACGCCGACGTCGAGCCGTCGTTCAGCGAGTACCTGGAGCTCGACCTCTCGACGGTCGTCCCCTCCATCGCCGGCCCGAAGCGCCCACAGGACCGCATCGAGCTGACCGACGCGAAGTCGCAGTTCGAGCGCGACCTCAACGACTACGCGCAGGTCGACCACGACATCGTCGACCTCACGACGGCGATGAGCTTCCCGGCGTCCGACCCGGGCGAGCTGCAGCCGGAGGACGAGCACTCGTCGCACGAGCACCACCACGCGTCGCAAAGCCCCTCCTCGGTCTCGAAGCCCACGCACGTCACCCTCGAGGACGGCAGCGACTTCACGCTGGACCACGGCGCGGTCGCCATCGCGGCCATCACCTCGTGCACCAACACGTCCAACCCGTCGGTCATGCTCGCGGCCGGGCTCCTCGCCCGCAACGCGAGCAAGAAGGGCCTCAAGGCCAAGCCGTGGGTCAAGACCACGCTGGCGCCCGGATCCAAGGTCGTCACGGACTACTACGAGAAGTCCGGCCTCACCACGTACCTCGAGGACCTCGGCTTCTACACGGTCGGCTACGGCTGCACGACCTGCATCGGCAACTCGGGCCCGCTGATCGACGAGATCTCCACCGCGGTGCAGGACAACGACCTCGCCGTCACGGCCGTCCTCTCGGGCAACCGGAACTTCGAGGGCCGCATCAACCCCGACGTGAAGATGAACTACCTGGCGAGCCCGCCGCTCGTGATCGCCTACGCGCTGGCCGGGTCGATGAACTTCGACTTCGACGCCGACGCGCTGGGCACCGACGCCGACGGCAACGACGTGTTCCTCAAGGACATCTGGCCCGACGCGGCCGAGGTCCAGTCGACCATCGACAGCTCCATCGACACGGGCATGTTCACGCACCAGTACGCCGGCGTCTTCGACGGCGACGAGCGCTGGCGCTCGCTCCCCACGCCCATTGGCGCGACGTTCGAGTGGGACGCGGAGTCGACCTACGTGCGGAAGCCCCCGTACTTCGAGGGCCTCACGATGGAGATCACGCCGGTCTCCGACATCCAGGGCGCGCGCGTCCTCGCCAAGCTGGGCGACTCGGTCACGACCGACCACATCAGCCCGGCCGGCTCGATCAAGGCGGACAGCCCCGCGGGCCGCTACCTCGACGAGCACGGCGTCGGCCGCAAGGACTACAACTCCTACGGCTCGCGCCGCGGCAACCACGAGGTCATGATCCGCGGCACGTTCGCGAACATCCGCCTCCGCAACCAGCTGCTCGACGGCGTCGAGGGCGGCTACACGCGCGACTTCACGCAGGAGGGCGGCCCGCAGTCGTTCATCTACGACGCGTCCGAGAACTACCAGGCGGCGGGCACCCCGCTCGTGATCCTCGGCGGCAAGGAGTACGGCTCCGGCTCGTCGCGCGACTGGGCGGCGAAGGGCACGAGCCTCCTGGGCGTCAAGGCGGTCATCACCGAGAGCTTCGAGCGGATCCACCGCTCCAACCTCATCGGCATGGGCGTCGTCCCGCTGCAGTTCCCGGCGGGCGAGACCTGGGCGTCGCTCGGGCTCGACGGCACCGAGGAGATCAGCATCACCGGGCTCGAGGAGCTGAACTCCGGCACCACGCCGCGCACGGTGCACGTCGTCGCGGCGCCCACCGCCGACTCTGCCGCGGGCAAGGAGACGGTGGAGTTCGACGCGGTCGTGCGCATCGACACCCCCGGCGAGGCGGACTACTACCGCAACGGCGGCATCCTGCAGTACGTGCTGCGCAGCCTGGTCGCGTAA
- a CDS encoding DUF3159 domain-containing protein, protein MSGEGPLERDPRRPDHADGPSEPDDASRASAPAPGEALGASMAQAAERAGLGRAARGETMTAATLLAAMGGIRGVLEAIVPGLLFLVAFTITRDIVLSVAVPVVVAVVAVVARLVQRSAVAPAVGGLVGIVISALLALRSGEGRDFYALGLWTNGAYFAVLLVSVVVGWPLVGVAVGFLMGDGTAWRQDRRKARALRLLTLVWVGFFALRLAVQLPLYLSDSIDALGVARLVMGTPLYGVLLVLSWLFVRAVYAKDPAAPAAG, encoded by the coding sequence GTGTCGGGCGAGGGTCCGCTCGAGCGGGATCCCCGACGTCCCGACCATGCCGACGGGCCGTCCGAGCCCGACGACGCGTCGCGCGCATCCGCGCCCGCACCCGGTGAGGCCCTCGGCGCGAGCATGGCGCAGGCCGCGGAGCGCGCGGGCCTCGGGCGGGCCGCGCGCGGCGAGACCATGACCGCCGCGACGCTCCTCGCCGCGATGGGCGGGATCCGGGGCGTCCTCGAGGCGATCGTGCCCGGGCTCCTCTTCCTCGTCGCCTTCACGATCACCCGCGACATCGTGCTCTCGGTCGCCGTGCCGGTCGTCGTCGCGGTCGTCGCGGTCGTGGCCCGGCTCGTGCAGCGCTCGGCCGTCGCCCCCGCGGTGGGTGGGCTCGTCGGCATCGTCATCTCCGCGCTCCTGGCGCTCCGCTCGGGGGAGGGGCGCGACTTCTACGCGCTCGGCCTCTGGACGAACGGCGCGTACTTCGCGGTGCTCCTGGTCTCCGTCGTGGTCGGCTGGCCGCTCGTCGGGGTCGCCGTCGGCTTCCTCATGGGAGACGGCACGGCGTGGCGGCAGGACCGCAGGAAGGCCAGGGCCCTCCGCCTCCTCACGCTCGTGTGGGTGGGCTTCTTCGCCCTGCGTCTCGCCGTGCAGCTCCCGCTCTACCTCTCCGACTCCATCGACGCGCTCGGCGTCGCGCGCCTGGTGATGGGCACGCCCCTCTACGGCGTGCTCCTCGTCCTGTCGTGGCTGTTCGTCCGGGCCGTCTACGCCAAGGACCCGGCGGCACCGGCCGCCGGCTGA
- a CDS encoding DUF3710 domain-containing protein: MTDENANQPDDAALADDAEHALDAKSAPDDRADEGPLDETEANPVRPYVDLGGIKILPREGLHLRLEVAEGTQQVVAIGLDFAESSLQVQPFAAPRSSGLWHEIRTTIGEQIQRQGGTTRLADGPFGPELHAVIPVVQQPGQPAASTREARFIGVDGPRWFLRGVITGRAVTDPEAAAAVEDLFRSVVVVRGSSPMPPRDLIPLKMPAAQVGTTPGAAPAGESPAPALGA, encoded by the coding sequence ATGACCGACGAGAACGCGAACCAGCCGGACGACGCCGCCCTCGCGGACGACGCCGAGCACGCCCTGGACGCCAAGTCCGCGCCCGACGACCGGGCCGACGAGGGGCCGCTCGACGAGACCGAGGCGAACCCCGTCCGACCGTACGTCGACCTCGGCGGGATCAAGATCCTGCCGCGCGAGGGCCTCCACCTTCGCCTCGAGGTCGCCGAGGGCACGCAGCAGGTCGTCGCGATCGGCCTCGACTTCGCCGAGTCCAGCCTCCAGGTGCAGCCGTTCGCCGCGCCGCGCTCGAGCGGGCTGTGGCACGAGATCCGCACGACGATCGGGGAGCAGATCCAGCGGCAGGGCGGCACGACGCGCCTCGCGGACGGACCCTTCGGTCCCGAGCTCCACGCCGTCATCCCGGTCGTGCAGCAGCCCGGCCAGCCGGCGGCCAGCACGCGCGAGGCCCGCTTCATCGGCGTGGACGGCCCGCGCTGGTTCCTGCGCGGCGTCATCACCGGACGCGCCGTGACCGATCCCGAGGCCGCCGCCGCCGTCGAGGACCTCTTCCGCAGCGTCGTCGTGGTGCGCGGATCCTCGCCCATGCCCCCGCGCGACCTCATCCCGCTCAAGATGCCCGCCGCTCAGGTCGGCACCACCCCGGGCGCGGCTCCGGCCGGCGAGAGCCCGGCCCCCGCGCTGGGCGCCTGA
- the dut gene encoding dUTP diphosphatase, with product MPDPVDVLIAGDAPIPAYAHPGDAGADLVSAESLRLEPGQRATVGTGVSIALPDGYAAFVLPRSGLAARHGITIVNAPGTVDAGYRGEIRVTLLNTDTEAAYDVAVGDRIAQVVVMPVSRVRFVPVEKLPGSHRGTGGFGSTGTGALPVRDPGDRT from the coding sequence GTGCCCGATCCCGTCGACGTCCTCATCGCGGGCGACGCCCCGATCCCGGCCTACGCGCATCCCGGCGACGCCGGCGCGGACCTCGTGAGCGCGGAGTCCCTGCGCCTCGAGCCCGGCCAGCGGGCCACCGTCGGCACGGGCGTGTCGATCGCCCTCCCGGACGGGTACGCCGCCTTCGTCCTCCCCCGCAGCGGCCTCGCCGCGCGCCACGGCATCACGATCGTCAACGCGCCCGGCACCGTCGACGCGGGGTACCGCGGCGAGATCCGCGTCACCCTCCTCAACACCGACACCGAGGCCGCGTACGATGTCGCGGTCGGCGACCGCATCGCGCAGGTCGTCGTCATGCCGGTCAGCCGGGTGCGCTTCGTGCCCGTCGAGAAGCTGCCCGGGAGCCACCGCGGCACGGGGGGCTTCGGCTCCACGGGCACCGGCGCCCTCCCCGTCCGAGACCCAGGAGACCGAACATGA
- a CDS encoding DUF3093 domain-containing protein, protein MPASPYSERLWPAPWLFVATALVMPASLLVFLPISVVAGVVVAIVLYAGVVATLVLTSPVIEVVDGRLRAGRASIDVDQLGGPEAFRGAQATAERGTRLHARAYLVIRGWVDPVVKVPLLDAADPAPYWLLSTRTPERLIAAIRGSRRS, encoded by the coding sequence ATGCCCGCATCCCCCTACAGCGAGCGGCTGTGGCCTGCTCCCTGGCTCTTCGTCGCCACCGCCCTCGTCATGCCCGCGAGCCTGCTCGTGTTCCTCCCCATCAGCGTCGTCGCCGGGGTGGTCGTCGCGATCGTGCTGTACGCGGGCGTCGTCGCCACGCTCGTGCTCACCAGCCCGGTCATCGAGGTGGTGGACGGGCGGCTGCGGGCCGGTCGCGCGTCCATCGACGTCGACCAGCTCGGCGGGCCAGAGGCATTCCGAGGCGCTCAGGCGACGGCCGAGCGCGGCACGCGGCTGCACGCGCGGGCGTACCTCGTCATCCGCGGATGGGTGGACCCGGTGGTCAAGGTGCCGCTCCTGGACGCGGCGGATCCCGCTCCCTACTGGTTGCTGTCCACGCGCACCCCGGAACGACTGATCGCCGCGATCCGGGGATCGCGGCGATCATGA
- a CDS encoding DUF4193 domain-containing protein encodes MATDYDAPRKTEDDSDSIEALKERVPDRMSGVVDVDDADNPGSFDLAGADLSDLELETVVLPPQADEFTCVSCFLVKHRSQIDHQEKLGPICQECAA; translated from the coding sequence ATGGCAACTGATTACGACGCCCCGCGCAAGACGGAGGACGACTCCGACTCGATCGAGGCTCTGAAGGAGCGCGTCCCGGACCGCATGTCCGGGGTCGTGGACGTCGACGATGCCGACAACCCCGGGAGCTTCGACCTCGCCGGAGCCGACCTCTCCGACCTCGAGCTCGAGACGGTGGTGCTCCCGCCCCAGGCGGACGAGTTCACCTGCGTGAGCTGCTTCCTCGTGAAGCACCGCTCGCAGATCGACCACCAGGAGAAGCTCGGACCCATCTGCCAGGAGTGCGCCGCCTAG
- the sepH gene encoding septation protein SepH, which produces MQDLKIVGVEDGALVVETAGGDRHRLVMDDAFRSALRRQSADGGPTRKAAPRIIQSFIRQGMSAEDVARETGASVEYVRKFEGPVVAEREHVVRSAMKVPVHTAIEVDPMGQGTLFGEVIEERLESLGAQDVRWSSWKEQLGGWVVKVAFTSEEIDHDARWSYDAKKHALSPANNEAITLSQQGEIRGALIPRLRALPPEAQDTHQEDGVTRFDSGAFRLPEPTASSTQDTAPQPWEAPRRDEGAAVSHLGRQGNHPAGTQQPARVAQVELNETADLLEALRRRRGERESVPREDEGDEVADDAPAPAARRDEPLSRPRGGQRSVPPLRSAVIPGIGRIDTGRDRPRDDAEDEGLRTPGSGETRGSGKPSGRRGRTAMPSWDEIVFGARSDDDHLA; this is translated from the coding sequence ATGCAGGATCTGAAGATCGTCGGAGTCGAGGACGGCGCCCTCGTCGTCGAGACCGCGGGCGGTGACCGGCATCGCCTCGTGATGGACGACGCGTTCCGCTCCGCGCTGCGTCGGCAGTCCGCCGACGGCGGCCCGACGCGGAAGGCGGCGCCGCGCATCATCCAGTCGTTCATCCGCCAGGGCATGAGCGCCGAGGACGTCGCCCGGGAGACCGGCGCGTCCGTGGAGTACGTCCGCAAGTTCGAGGGGCCCGTCGTCGCCGAGCGCGAGCACGTCGTGCGCAGCGCGATGAAGGTGCCCGTGCACACGGCCATCGAGGTCGATCCGATGGGCCAGGGCACGCTCTTCGGAGAGGTCATCGAGGAGCGCCTCGAGTCGCTCGGCGCCCAGGACGTGCGCTGGAGCAGCTGGAAGGAGCAGCTCGGCGGATGGGTCGTGAAGGTCGCCTTCACGAGCGAGGAGATCGACCACGACGCGCGCTGGTCCTACGACGCGAAGAAGCACGCCCTCTCCCCCGCCAACAACGAGGCGATCACCCTCTCGCAGCAGGGCGAGATCCGCGGCGCCCTCATCCCCCGCCTCCGCGCGCTGCCGCCCGAGGCGCAGGACACGCACCAGGAGGACGGCGTCACGCGCTTCGACAGCGGTGCCTTCCGCCTGCCCGAGCCGACCGCGTCCAGCACGCAGGACACCGCTCCCCAGCCGTGGGAGGCGCCCCGCCGCGACGAGGGAGCCGCCGTCTCGCACCTCGGACGACAGGGCAACCACCCCGCGGGCACGCAGCAGCCGGCGCGCGTCGCGCAGGTCGAGCTGAACGAGACCGCCGACCTGCTGGAGGCGCTCCGGCGCCGCCGCGGCGAGCGGGAGTCCGTGCCGCGCGAGGACGAGGGCGACGAGGTCGCGGACGACGCGCCCGCGCCCGCCGCCCGGCGCGACGAGCCGCTGTCCCGCCCGCGCGGCGGTCAGCGCTCGGTGCCGCCGCTGCGGTCCGCGGTGATCCCCGGCATCGGCCGCATCGACACCGGGCGCGACCGCCCGCGCGACGACGCCGAGGACGAGGGCCTGCGCACGCCCGGCTCCGGCGAGACCCGCGGCTCCGGCAAGCCGTCCGGTCGACGCGGACGCACGGCGATGCCGAGCTGGGACGAGATCGTCTTCGGCGCCCGCAGCGACGACGACCACCTGGCCTGA
- a CDS encoding alkaline phosphatase family protein, translating into MAPMLPAPGSSRTSLTAVMPGCLAALAGEESEAGLPPVDRAVVVLVDGLGSAALRARAGHARHLVQGWRKKDVVDVGFPTTTAASITSLTTGVRAGEHGLVGYSALDPAHDRVLKLLSGWDAQSVPEEWQPVPTAFERAVAAGVPAFVVGSARYSGSGFSRAALRGATFVAAESIAERFATTRALMDRQPRALVYLYVPELDQTAHAHGWESDRWLRALEELDQAAGPFLDRLGPREGALITADHGIVDVPAASQVLFDRVPELVAGVRHVAGEPRCLHLHLEPGVDADALADAWRSSEGTRAHVATRAEAIAADWYGPVRAGVAARIGDVVVATRSLIAYYDGRPRDQGARRMVGQHGSFSDEERLVPLIRAGAFARG; encoded by the coding sequence ATGGCCCCCATGCTACCGGCGCCCGGATCCAGCCGGACGAGCCTCACCGCGGTCATGCCGGGCTGCCTCGCCGCCCTCGCGGGGGAGGAGTCGGAGGCCGGCCTCCCGCCCGTCGACCGGGCCGTCGTCGTCCTCGTGGACGGGCTCGGCTCCGCCGCCCTCCGCGCCCGCGCCGGGCACGCGCGCCACCTGGTGCAGGGCTGGCGGAAGAAGGACGTCGTGGACGTAGGCTTCCCCACCACGACGGCCGCCAGCATCACCTCGCTCACCACCGGCGTGCGGGCCGGGGAGCACGGCCTCGTCGGCTACAGCGCGCTGGATCCCGCGCACGACCGCGTCCTCAAGCTGCTGTCCGGGTGGGATGCGCAGAGCGTCCCGGAGGAGTGGCAGCCGGTGCCGACCGCGTTCGAGCGGGCGGTCGCCGCGGGCGTGCCCGCGTTCGTCGTCGGCTCGGCCCGCTACTCCGGCTCGGGGTTCTCCCGGGCGGCGCTGCGCGGGGCGACCTTCGTCGCGGCCGAGTCGATCGCGGAGCGGTTCGCGACCACCCGCGCCCTCATGGACCGGCAGCCGCGCGCCCTCGTCTACCTCTACGTCCCCGAGCTCGACCAGACCGCCCACGCGCACGGCTGGGAGTCGGATCGCTGGCTCCGTGCCCTCGAGGAGCTCGACCAGGCGGCAGGGCCGTTCCTCGACCGCCTCGGCCCGCGCGAGGGCGCGCTGATCACGGCCGATCACGGCATCGTCGACGTGCCCGCCGCATCCCAGGTCCTGTTCGACCGCGTCCCGGAGCTGGTCGCGGGCGTCCGCCACGTCGCGGGCGAGCCGCGCTGCCTGCACCTGCACCTCGAGCCGGGCGTCGACGCCGACGCCCTCGCCGACGCCTGGCGCTCGTCCGAGGGGACGCGCGCCCACGTGGCGACGCGCGCCGAGGCGATCGCCGCCGACTGGTACGGACCCGTCCGGGCCGGCGTGGCGGCGCGCATCGGCGACGTCGTCGTCGCGACGCGCTCGCTCATCGCCTACTACGACGGACGCCCGCGCGACCAGGGCGCCCGCCGCATGGTCGGCCAGCACGGGTCGTTCTCGGACGAGGAGCGCCTCGTCCCCCTCATCCGCGCCGGCGCGTTCGCGCGCGGCTGA
- a CDS encoding DNA gyrase/topoisomerase IV subunit A, whose protein sequence is MSPSTTNTTPDEPAERIEDVDVSTEMENSFLEYAYSVIYSRALPDARDGLKPVQRRILYQMSEMGLRPDRGHVKSARVTGEVMGKLHPHGDSAIYDAMVRMAQPFTLRVPLIDGHGNFGSLDDGPAAPRYTEARLAASALAMVEGLDEDVVDFVPNYDNAFMQPAVLPAAFPNLLVNGASGIAVGMATNMVPHNLIEVVGAARHLIDHPDATLDDLMAFVPGPDLPTGGTIIGLAGVKDAYLTGRGSFKTRARVSVESLTPRKSGLVVTELPYLVGPEKVIEKIKDGVQNKKLSGITNVTDLTDRTHGLRLVIEIKTGFNPEAVLEQLYRYTPLEDGFSINNVALVDGSPQTLGLKELLQVYVAHRLDVVTRRTRYRLARRQERLHLVLGLLIAILDIDEVIQVIRGSDDTEQARARLMDVFDLSTLQADYILELRLRRLTRFSRIELEEERDRLQAEIAELEAILADPRRLRALVSTELQEVADRFGTPRRTLLTEAAPSVAGASSRRAAPVLEIADVPCRVLLSTTGRAVRVDLPTDAPGTPLQTVRRSSHDAVLTAIETTSRTRIGAITNTGRLITMTPVDLPVVPVASVQLGAGVRIRDYLGLADKKERVVALVALGTEEAIALGTRQGVVKRIAPSALPAKPEFEVIALKKGDEVVGARQGAETDELVFVTSEAQLLHFPAVSVRPQGIQAGGVAGVNLAAGARVLFFSSVAPEGAQVVTISASSATIAGVDPGRAKVSAFGDFPRKGRATGGVRAHAYLKGEDHLALAWVGPGPALAVGPAGEVRQLPPTGMKRDGSGIPLEKAIGSVGQAVTPAEAPDAASGAAAGVVESPAEDGSAPLET, encoded by the coding sequence ATGAGTCCCTCCACCACGAACACCACGCCCGACGAGCCCGCCGAGCGGATCGAGGACGTCGACGTCTCCACCGAGATGGAGAACTCGTTCCTCGAGTACGCGTACTCGGTCATCTACTCCCGGGCCCTGCCCGACGCGCGCGACGGCCTCAAGCCCGTGCAGCGCCGCATCCTCTACCAGATGAGCGAGATGGGCCTCCGTCCCGACCGCGGGCACGTGAAGTCCGCGCGCGTCACGGGCGAGGTGATGGGCAAGCTGCACCCGCACGGCGACTCCGCCATCTACGACGCGATGGTGCGCATGGCGCAGCCGTTCACGCTGCGGGTGCCGCTCATCGACGGGCACGGCAACTTCGGGTCGCTCGACGACGGCCCCGCGGCGCCCCGCTACACGGAGGCCCGGCTCGCCGCCTCCGCGCTCGCGATGGTCGAGGGCCTCGACGAGGACGTCGTCGACTTCGTCCCGAACTACGACAACGCGTTCATGCAGCCGGCCGTGCTCCCCGCGGCGTTCCCGAACCTGCTGGTCAACGGTGCGAGCGGGATCGCGGTCGGCATGGCGACGAACATGGTGCCGCACAACCTCATCGAGGTCGTGGGCGCCGCGCGCCACCTCATCGACCACCCGGACGCCACGCTCGACGACCTCATGGCCTTCGTGCCCGGGCCCGACCTGCCCACGGGCGGCACGATCATCGGGCTCGCGGGCGTGAAGGACGCGTACCTCACGGGTCGCGGCAGCTTCAAGACGCGCGCGCGCGTCTCCGTCGAGAGCCTCACCCCGCGGAAGTCGGGGCTGGTCGTGACCGAGCTGCCGTACCTCGTCGGCCCCGAGAAGGTCATCGAGAAGATCAAGGACGGCGTCCAGAACAAGAAGCTGTCCGGCATCACCAACGTCACCGACCTCACCGACCGCACCCACGGCCTGCGGCTCGTCATCGAGATCAAGACGGGCTTCAACCCGGAGGCGGTGCTCGAGCAGCTGTACCGCTACACGCCGCTCGAGGACGGCTTCAGCATCAACAACGTGGCGCTCGTCGACGGCAGCCCGCAGACGCTCGGGCTGAAGGAGCTGCTGCAGGTCTACGTGGCGCACCGGCTCGACGTGGTCACGCGGCGCACGCGCTACCGGCTCGCCCGCCGGCAGGAGCGGCTGCACCTCGTGCTCGGCCTCCTCATCGCGATCCTCGACATCGACGAGGTGATCCAGGTCATCCGGGGCAGCGACGACACCGAGCAGGCGCGTGCCCGCCTCATGGACGTGTTCGACCTCTCGACGCTGCAGGCCGACTACATCCTGGAGCTCCGCCTCCGCCGGCTCACGCGGTTCAGCCGCATCGAGCTGGAGGAGGAGCGCGACCGGCTCCAGGCCGAGATCGCGGAGCTCGAGGCGATCCTCGCCGATCCCCGCCGGCTCCGCGCCCTCGTCTCGACCGAGCTGCAGGAGGTGGCCGACCGCTTCGGCACGCCGCGCCGCACCCTGCTCACCGAGGCCGCGCCGAGCGTCGCCGGGGCGTCGAGCCGCCGCGCCGCGCCCGTGCTCGAGATCGCCGACGTGCCCTGCCGGGTGCTCCTCTCGACGACGGGCCGCGCGGTCCGCGTCGACCTGCCGACGGACGCGCCGGGCACGCCCCTGCAGACGGTCCGCCGCAGCTCCCACGACGCCGTCCTCACGGCCATCGAGACCACGAGCCGCACGCGCATCGGCGCGATCACGAACACCGGCCGGCTCATCACCATGACGCCCGTCGACCTGCCCGTGGTCCCCGTCGCGAGCGTGCAGCTGGGAGCAGGCGTCCGGATCCGCGACTACCTGGGTCTCGCCGACAAGAAGGAGCGCGTCGTCGCGCTCGTGGCGCTCGGCACCGAGGAGGCGATCGCCCTGGGCACGCGCCAGGGCGTCGTCAAGCGCATCGCCCCGTCCGCCCTGCCCGCGAAGCCCGAGTTCGAGGTCATCGCGCTCAAGAAGGGCGACGAGGTCGTCGGCGCGCGTCAGGGGGCGGAGACCGACGAGCTCGTCTTCGTCACCAGCGAGGCGCAGCTGCTGCACTTCCCCGCGGTGTCGGTGCGGCCGCAGGGCATCCAGGCGGGTGGCGTGGCCGGCGTCAATCTCGCGGCCGGCGCGCGCGTGCTGTTCTTCTCGTCCGTCGCGCCCGAGGGCGCCCAGGTCGTGACGATCTCGGCGTCCTCCGCCACCATCGCCGGGGTGGATCCCGGCCGCGCCAAGGTGAGCGCGTTCGGCGACTTCCCGCGCAAGGGCCGCGCCACGGGCGGGGTGCGCGCGCACGCCTACCTCAAGGGCGAGGACCACCTCGCGCTGGCCTGGGTGGGCCCCGGGCCCGCTCTCGCGGTCGGGCCCGCCGGCGAGGTGCGGCAGCTGCCGCCCACCGGCATGAAGCGCGACGGATCGGGCATCCCGCTCGAGAAGGCGATCGGGAGCGTCGGCCAGGCGGTCACCCCCGCCGAGGCACCCGACGCCGCGTCGGGCGCGGCCGCGGGCGTCGTCGAGTCCCCCGCGGAGGACGGCTCGGCTCCGCTCGAGACGTAG